In Bacillus cereus ATCC 14579, a single window of DNA contains:
- the ctaD gene encoding cytochrome c oxidase subunit I: protein MGAVIWDYLTTVDHKKIAILYLIAGGLFFVIGGIEALFIRLQLAIPNNAFLVGDAYNQVLTMHGTTMIFLAAMPLVFAFMNAAVPLQIGARDVAFPFLNSLGFWLFFFGGVFLNLSWFLGGAPDAGWTSYASLALASKGHGVDFYVLGLQISGIGTLIGGINFLVTIINMRAPGMTYMRMPMFTWTTFVTSSLILFAFPPLTVGLGLLMLDRLFGTSFFNPALGGNTIIWEHLFWIFGHPEVYILILPAFGIFSEIFATFSKKRLFGYSSMVFATVLIGFLGFMVWAHHMFTVGLGPVANAIFSVATMAIAVPTGIKIFNWLFTMWGGSIRFTTPMMWAVAFIPSFVMGGVTGVMLASAPADYQFHDNYFVVAHFHYVIVGGVVFGLLAGAHYYWPLMFNKVLNETLGKITFWLFFIGFHLTFFIQHFLGLIGMPRRYYTYLEGQGLEMGNMISSIGAVFMALGTIVLLFNVIKTTVSKEKAGRDPWDARTLEWTMPAPTPEYNFKQLPFVRGLDPFWIEKREGNKEMTAAEPVGDIHMPNPSFSPFVISFGLFIAAFGAMYMQGGKDKFWLLVAIIGLIITFGAMFLRSVIDDHGYHIHKEDLEDKGGKA from the coding sequence ATGGGTGCTGTCATATGGGATTATTTAACGACAGTAGACCATAAAAAGATTGCCATTCTCTATTTAATTGCAGGTGGATTGTTTTTTGTAATAGGCGGAATAGAAGCTCTATTTATTCGCCTTCAATTAGCGATTCCTAACAACGCTTTTCTTGTTGGGGATGCTTATAATCAAGTATTAACGATGCACGGTACAACAATGATTTTCCTCGCAGCTATGCCACTCGTGTTTGCATTTATGAACGCCGCTGTACCACTTCAAATTGGTGCACGTGATGTAGCGTTCCCGTTTTTGAATTCACTCGGATTTTGGTTATTTTTCTTTGGTGGAGTATTTTTAAATTTAAGTTGGTTTTTAGGTGGAGCACCTGATGCAGGATGGACGTCTTATGCATCTTTAGCTTTAGCCTCTAAAGGTCATGGTGTTGATTTCTATGTACTCGGCTTGCAAATCTCAGGTATTGGTACATTAATTGGAGGTATTAACTTCCTTGTAACCATTATTAATATGCGGGCGCCAGGAATGACGTACATGCGTATGCCGATGTTTACATGGACGACATTTGTAACATCTTCGCTTATATTATTCGCTTTTCCACCGTTAACTGTAGGATTAGGACTTTTAATGTTAGATCGTTTATTTGGAACAAGTTTCTTTAATCCGGCATTGGGCGGGAATACAATTATATGGGAGCATTTATTCTGGATTTTCGGTCATCCAGAAGTATACATTCTTATACTCCCAGCTTTCGGAATATTCTCAGAAATCTTCGCGACATTTTCGAAAAAACGATTGTTTGGTTATTCATCGATGGTGTTTGCGACTGTATTAATTGGATTTTTAGGATTTATGGTATGGGCGCACCATATGTTTACTGTTGGACTTGGTCCAGTTGCTAATGCTATTTTCTCGGTCGCAACAATGGCGATTGCGGTTCCAACTGGTATCAAAATATTCAACTGGCTCTTTACAATGTGGGGCGGAAGTATTCGTTTTACGACACCAATGATGTGGGCAGTAGCTTTCATTCCATCATTCGTAATGGGTGGAGTTACAGGGGTTATGCTAGCATCTGCACCAGCTGATTATCAATTTCATGATAACTATTTCGTAGTAGCGCATTTTCATTATGTAATCGTTGGCGGTGTTGTATTTGGTTTACTTGCAGGAGCTCATTATTATTGGCCACTGATGTTTAATAAAGTATTAAATGAAACATTAGGAAAGATAACGTTCTGGCTATTCTTTATCGGCTTCCATTTAACGTTCTTTATTCAGCATTTCCTTGGCTTGATTGGTATGCCACGCCGTTACTACACATATCTTGAAGGGCAAGGGTTGGAAATGGGGAATATGATTAGTTCCATCGGAGCGGTGTTTATGGCTCTTGGAACGATTGTTCTTCTATTCAATGTAATTAAAACGACAGTATCAAAAGAAAAAGCTGGTCGTGATCCGTGGGATGCACGTACATTAGAATGGACAATGCCAGCACCGACACCAGAATATAACTTTAAACAATTACCATTTGTTCGCGGATTAGATCCGTTTTGGATTGAAAAACGTGAAGGTAATAAAGAGATGACAGCAGCGGAACCAGTTGGTGATATTCATATGCCAAATCCTTCGTTTTCACCATTTGTCATTTCTTTCGGATTGTTTATAGCGGCATTTGGTGCGATGTATATGCAGGGCGGAAAAGATAAGTTCTGGTTATTAGTAGCAATTATTGGTTTAATCATTACATTTGGCGCAATGTTCCTACGTTCAGTAATTGATGATCATGGGTATCATATTCATAAAGAAGATTTAGAGGATAAGGGGGGCAAGGCATAA
- the coxB gene encoding cytochrome c oxidase subunit II — protein sequence MKKQWRLLSFVSLLALLLGGCGKAFQSTLIPQGEVAKMQYDLLLLASAIMVGVVLVVTIIFLYVIVRFRQKKGQEDYIPEQVEGNHKLEIIWTVIPIILLLILAVPTVTYTFKLADVSAMEKKNIDKDTIVVDVTANLYWWEFSYKSEKIVTSQDLVIPTGKKVYLNLKGADIKHSFWVPSLAGKMDTNTDNVNKMWLKADKSGTYNGFCTEFCGPSHSLMQFKVKALDESEYKKWLADMKKIDGKKEVASTKAQEGQEIFNKSCIGCHAVGSNDSRPPSARIAPNLANFADRDMVAGIAENNEENLKKWLKDPENMKPGNKMTGKYGNLTDDQIDALNAYLQTLKVEK from the coding sequence ATGAAGAAACAGTGGCGACTGCTTTCGTTCGTTTCACTGCTGGCTTTACTGTTAGGGGGATGCGGTAAAGCCTTTCAATCTACTTTAATTCCGCAAGGAGAAGTAGCAAAAATGCAATATGATTTACTTCTACTGGCGAGTGCAATCATGGTAGGAGTAGTACTAGTAGTTACTATTATTTTCTTATATGTAATTGTGCGTTTCCGACAAAAGAAAGGTCAGGAAGATTATATTCCAGAGCAAGTTGAAGGGAATCACAAGCTAGAAATTATATGGACAGTTATTCCGATTATTCTTTTACTAATCTTAGCTGTTCCAACAGTTACATATACATTCAAACTTGCTGATGTAAGTGCGATGGAGAAAAAGAATATTGATAAAGATACTATCGTTGTTGATGTAACAGCGAATCTTTATTGGTGGGAATTTTCTTATAAATCAGAAAAGATAGTAACTTCGCAAGATTTGGTCATCCCCACAGGTAAGAAAGTGTATTTAAATTTGAAGGGTGCCGATATTAAACACTCATTTTGGGTTCCATCTTTAGCAGGGAAAATGGATACAAATACAGACAATGTGAACAAAATGTGGTTAAAGGCAGATAAATCGGGCACTTATAATGGTTTTTGTACAGAATTTTGCGGCCCATCACATTCTTTAATGCAATTTAAAGTGAAAGCTTTAGATGAAAGCGAGTACAAAAAATGGCTTGCTGATATGAAGAAGATTGATGGGAAGAAAGAAGTAGCTTCAACAAAGGCGCAAGAGGGCCAAGAAATATTTAATAAAAGCTGTATTGGTTGTCATGCAGTTGGATCTAATGATAGTAGACCACCTTCCGCTCGTATCGCACCAAACTTAGCAAACTTTGCGGATCGCGATATGGTTGCCGGTATTGCCGAAAACAATGAAGAAAACTTAAAAAAATGGCTGAAAGATCCTGAAAATATGAAGCCAGGAAACAAAATGACTGGCAAATATGGCAACTTAACGGATGATCAAATTGATGCATTAAATGCATACTTACAAACGTTAAAAGTTGAAAAGTAA
- the ctaB gene encoding protoheme IX farnesyltransferase, producing MNHATSELHDESAVTSVPETTRLQDLKALVKMGIVNSNTLTVFTGFWLALHFNGLSVMDNLDKLFFTIVGSGLVMAGVCCLNNYIDRDIDPLMERTKTRPTVTGKYKPGFALTFGLVILLLGFVFLLLTTPMAVLMGFIGAFTYVVLYSLWTKRKYTLNTVVGSISGAVPPLIGWAAIDPSLGHPIAWMLFLIMFIWQIPHFLALAMKRVDEYRNAGIPMLPVVHGFEITKRQIMIWTVCLLPLPFYMSGLGITFMVIATLLNIGWIVLGFYGFRKKDDIKWSVQMFVYSLNYLTILFVSMIVVTFF from the coding sequence ATGAACCATGCAACAAGTGAGCTGCATGATGAGTCCGCTGTTACAAGTGTACCGGAAACAACTCGGTTACAAGATTTAAAAGCACTCGTTAAAATGGGGATTGTAAACTCAAATACACTTACTGTATTTACAGGATTTTGGTTGGCATTACACTTTAATGGATTAAGTGTAATGGACAATCTGGATAAGTTATTCTTTACAATCGTTGGTTCTGGATTAGTTATGGCAGGGGTATGTTGTTTAAACAACTACATTGATCGAGACATCGATCCATTAATGGAAAGAACAAAGACCCGTCCAACGGTTACTGGAAAGTATAAACCAGGATTTGCACTTACATTTGGACTAGTCATATTACTTCTTGGTTTTGTATTTTTATTATTAACAACACCAATGGCAGTCTTAATGGGATTTATTGGTGCTTTCACATATGTTGTTCTATATAGTTTATGGACAAAGAGAAAGTATACACTAAATACTGTTGTAGGTAGTATATCTGGTGCAGTTCCTCCTTTAATTGGATGGGCAGCAATCGATCCATCTTTAGGCCATCCAATTGCTTGGATGTTATTTTTAATTATGTTTATTTGGCAAATCCCACATTTCCTTGCATTAGCAATGAAACGTGTTGATGAATATCGAAATGCAGGAATTCCAATGCTTCCTGTAGTTCATGGATTTGAAATTACGAAACGCCAAATTATGATTTGGACAGTATGTTTATTACCACTACCATTTTATATGAGTGGACTAGGGATAACATTTATGGTAATTGCAACACTGCTTAACATCGGATGGATCGTTTTAGGATTTTATGGCTTCCGTAAGAAAGATGACATCAAATGGTCCGTGCAAATGTTTGTTTATTCCCTAAATTATTTAACAATCTTATTTGTATCAATGATTGTAGTTACATTCTTCTAA
- the ctaF gene encoding cytochrome c oxidase subunit IVB, with protein sequence MAIKQTNNPKVDLVYRKRKSAEEMRHQVITFALMIFLTLVAFVAVAYPKTFSPIFSVPFILLLAVVQVIFQLCYFMHMSHKGHEAASFFLYSGLLIGLITILAFMTIVWI encoded by the coding sequence ATGGCGATAAAGCAAACGAATAATCCTAAAGTTGATCTTGTTTATCGGAAGAGAAAAAGTGCGGAGGAAATGAGGCATCAAGTTATTACGTTTGCATTAATGATTTTTTTAACATTAGTTGCATTTGTAGCGGTGGCGTATCCAAAAACTTTTAGTCCGATTTTCTCTGTACCGTTTATTTTACTATTAGCAGTGGTACAAGTAATTTTTCAATTGTGTTATTTTATGCATATGAGTCATAAAGGACATGAAGCAGCAAGTTTCTTTCTTTACTCTGGTCTGCTAATAGGGTTAATTACAATTTTAGCTTTTATGACAATCGTGTGGATTTGA
- the ctaG gene encoding cytochrome c oxidase assembly factor CtaG has product MSNLWIFGFQALWSPIFLLFMLSILIGYFLIIGPYRMRFENATKVSKKQIFYFTTGIVLLYFVKGGPIDLIGHIIFSAHMFEMAVMYIAVPPLLLLGIPIWLYRYITSFKFVQIILKAFAKPLIALFVFNGLFSFYHLPVVFDTVKQSQIAHPICLAILFFTAIMMWWPMLNPLPEYQTLSDIKKLGYMFANGILLTPACALIIFATAPLFATYTDPAAWMKAMELCVPAGTLSDLNITGPEFLHWMPVVQDQQTGGIIMKIVQEIVYGTIIGYVFFRWARREREKDKEQLQQLPPYLQTK; this is encoded by the coding sequence ATGAGTAACTTGTGGATATTTGGTTTTCAGGCTTTATGGAGTCCAATCTTTTTATTATTTATGCTTTCGATTCTTATTGGGTACTTCTTAATTATTGGGCCATATAGAATGCGATTTGAAAATGCGACGAAGGTAAGTAAGAAGCAAATTTTTTATTTTACGACTGGTATTGTTCTTTTGTATTTTGTAAAGGGAGGGCCTATTGATTTAATTGGCCATATTATATTTAGTGCTCATATGTTTGAAATGGCAGTCATGTATATTGCAGTTCCACCGTTACTGTTGCTTGGTATACCAATTTGGTTATATCGTTACATTACTTCTTTTAAGTTTGTTCAAATTATATTAAAGGCATTTGCTAAACCACTTATTGCGTTATTTGTATTTAACGGCCTGTTTTCTTTTTATCATTTACCAGTTGTTTTTGATACGGTAAAACAAAGTCAAATAGCTCATCCTATTTGTCTCGCTATATTGTTTTTTACAGCAATCATGATGTGGTGGCCGATGTTAAATCCATTACCAGAATATCAAACATTAAGTGATATAAAGAAACTTGGTTATATGTTTGCTAATGGCATATTATTAACGCCTGCTTGTGCGTTAATCATTTTTGCGACAGCCCCGTTATTTGCAACGTATACGGATCCGGCTGCTTGGATGAAAGCGATGGAACTATGTGTACCAGCGGGCACTTTATCAGATTTAAATATAACGGGACCAGAATTTTTGCACTGGATGCCAGTCGTACAAGACCAGCAAACTGGTGGTATCATAATGAAAATTGTCCAGGAAATAGTGTACGGTACAATTATAGGCTATGTATTCTTTAGATGGGCACGTAGAGAACGTGAAAAGGATAAGGAGCAGTTGCAACAATTGCCGCCGTATTTACAGACTAAGTAA
- the pyc gene encoding pyruvate carboxylase: protein MTKLQRIQKVLVANRGEIAIRVFRACSELGLKTVAIYSKEDSGSYHRYKADESYLVGEGKKPIDAYLDIEGIIEIAKSNHVDAIHPGYGFLSENIQFAKRCEEEGIIFIGPKSKHLDMFGDKVKARTQAQLAQIPVIPGSDGPVNSLEEVEKFAEKYDYPIIIKASLGGGGRGMRIVRTSEELGESYNRAKSEAKAAFGNDEVYVEKFVEKPKHIEVQILADEEGNVVHLYERDCSVQRRHQKVVEIAPSVSLSDDLRQRICDAAVKLTKNVNYLNAGTVEFLVKDDEFYFIEVNPRVQVEHTITEMITGVDIVQSQILIADGHSLHSKMVGVPKQEEVVVHGFAIQSRVTTEDPLNNFMPDTGKIMAYRSGGGFGVRLDTGNSFQGAVITPYYDSLLVKVTTWALTFEQAAAKMERNLKEFRIRGIKTNIPFLENVVKHKNFLSGEYDTSFIDASPELFLFPKRKDRGTKMLNYIGTVTVNGFPGVGKKEKPIFPDARIPCLKHSEPIQNGTKQILDERGADGLVKWVQDQKRVLLTDTTFRDAHQSLLATRIRTKDLHQIAEPTARMLPNLFSAEMWGGATFDVAYRFLKEDPWERLLDLREKMPNVLFQMLLRSSNAVGYKNYPDNLIQKFVECSAQAGIDVFRIFDSLNWVEGMRVAIDAVRDTGKIAEATMCYTGDIHDPLRSKYDLNYYKNLAKELEASGAHILGIKDMAGLLKPNAAYDLVSALKETVSIPIHLHTHDTSGNGILTYTKAIEAGVDIVDVAVSSMAGQTSQPSANTLYYALGGNERQPDVNIDSLEKLSHYWEDVRKYYAPFESGMNAPHTEVYMHEMPGGQYSNLQQQAKAVGLGDRFDEVKVMYRRVNDMFGDIVKVTPSSKVVGDMALFMVQNHLTEQDVLERGHAMDFPGSVVEMFSGDLGQPYGGFPKELQKIILKGKEPLTVRPGELLEPVDFEALKEELFHKLGREVTIFDVVAYALYPKVFMDYEKVAELYGNVSVLDTPTFFYGMRLGEEIDVEIEQGKTLMVKLVSIGEPQPDGNRVLYLEFNGQPREIIVKDESVKATVAQRVKGNRENPNHISATMPGTVIKVVVKEGDEVKKGDSMAITEAMKMETTVQAPFNGKVKKVYVNDGDAIQTGDLLIELDH, encoded by the coding sequence ATGACAAAGCTGCAACGTATTCAAAAAGTATTGGTAGCTAACCGTGGAGAGATTGCAATTCGTGTGTTTCGAGCTTGTTCGGAACTTGGATTAAAAACAGTTGCAATCTATTCTAAAGAGGATAGTGGTTCTTATCATCGCTATAAAGCCGATGAGTCCTATTTAGTTGGGGAAGGAAAAAAACCAATTGATGCTTATCTAGATATTGAAGGCATTATTGAGATTGCAAAAAGTAATCATGTAGATGCAATCCACCCTGGATATGGTTTCTTGTCAGAAAATATTCAATTCGCTAAACGTTGTGAAGAAGAAGGAATTATCTTTATCGGTCCGAAAAGTAAGCATTTAGATATGTTTGGAGATAAAGTGAAAGCAAGAACACAAGCGCAGCTAGCACAAATTCCAGTTATACCTGGTAGTGATGGTCCAGTAAATTCATTAGAAGAAGTCGAAAAATTTGCTGAAAAGTATGATTACCCGATTATTATTAAAGCATCCCTTGGGGGTGGCGGTCGTGGTATGCGTATTGTGCGTACTAGTGAGGAATTAGGAGAATCATATAATCGAGCGAAATCAGAAGCGAAAGCAGCCTTTGGTAATGATGAAGTTTACGTCGAAAAATTCGTTGAAAAACCTAAACATATAGAAGTACAAATTTTAGCAGATGAAGAAGGCAATGTTGTTCATTTATACGAGCGTGACTGTTCTGTACAACGTCGTCATCAAAAAGTTGTAGAAATTGCACCGAGTGTATCACTTTCAGATGATCTGCGTCAGCGTATTTGTGATGCTGCTGTGAAGTTAACGAAAAATGTAAATTATTTAAATGCAGGAACAGTAGAATTCCTTGTAAAAGATGATGAGTTTTACTTTATTGAAGTAAATCCACGTGTTCAAGTAGAACATACGATTACAGAAATGATTACGGGAGTAGATATTGTTCAATCACAAATTTTAATAGCTGATGGACATTCATTACATAGCAAAATGGTAGGTGTTCCGAAGCAAGAGGAAGTAGTTGTACATGGATTTGCAATTCAATCTCGTGTAACAACTGAAGATCCGCTAAATAATTTTATGCCGGATACAGGAAAAATTATGGCGTATCGATCAGGCGGTGGTTTTGGTGTACGTCTTGATACAGGAAATAGCTTCCAAGGTGCAGTTATTACACCGTACTACGATTCTTTACTTGTAAAAGTTACAACTTGGGCACTTACTTTTGAGCAAGCTGCTGCAAAAATGGAACGTAACTTAAAAGAATTCCGTATTCGTGGTATTAAAACAAATATTCCATTCCTAGAGAATGTAGTAAAACATAAAAACTTCTTATCAGGAGAATATGATACTTCATTTATCGATGCGTCACCTGAATTGTTCTTGTTCCCGAAACGTAAAGACCGTGGAACGAAAATGTTAAATTACATTGGTACAGTAACAGTAAATGGTTTCCCAGGAGTAGGTAAAAAAGAAAAACCAATATTCCCAGATGCTCGTATTCCATGTTTAAAACATTCAGAGCCAATCCAAAATGGAACGAAACAAATTTTGGACGAGCGTGGAGCGGACGGATTAGTAAAATGGGTACAGGATCAAAAACGTGTACTTTTAACGGATACAACATTCCGTGATGCACACCAGTCATTACTTGCAACTCGTATTCGTACAAAAGATTTACATCAAATTGCGGAGCCAACAGCGAGAATGTTACCGAACCTATTCTCAGCGGAAATGTGGGGCGGTGCAACGTTTGATGTTGCGTATCGTTTCTTAAAAGAAGATCCATGGGAACGATTACTAGATCTTCGTGAAAAAATGCCGAACGTTTTATTCCAAATGTTACTTCGTTCTTCAAACGCAGTTGGATACAAAAACTATCCAGATAATTTAATTCAAAAATTTGTGGAATGTTCTGCTCAAGCAGGCATTGATGTATTCCGTATTTTTGATAGCTTAAACTGGGTGGAAGGCATGAGAGTTGCAATTGACGCTGTACGAGACACTGGTAAAATTGCAGAAGCAACAATGTGCTACACAGGGGATATCCATGATCCACTGCGTAGTAAATATGATTTAAATTACTATAAAAATTTAGCAAAAGAGTTAGAAGCATCAGGAGCTCACATTTTAGGTATTAAAGATATGGCGGGCTTATTAAAACCAAATGCAGCATATGATTTAGTTTCTGCATTAAAAGAGACAGTGTCGATTCCGATTCACCTGCATACGCACGATACGAGTGGAAATGGTATATTAACGTATACGAAGGCAATTGAAGCGGGTGTTGATATCGTCGATGTAGCAGTGAGTTCTATGGCTGGTCAAACGTCACAACCAAGTGCGAACACGCTATACTATGCATTAGGTGGAAACGAAAGACAACCAGATGTTAATATAGATTCTTTAGAAAAACTATCTCATTATTGGGAAGATGTACGCAAATACTATGCACCGTTTGAAAGTGGTATGAATGCGCCTCATACAGAGGTATATATGCATGAAATGCCGGGTGGGCAGTATAGTAATCTTCAGCAACAAGCGAAGGCGGTTGGTTTAGGAGATCGCTTCGATGAAGTGAAAGTAATGTACCGCCGTGTGAATGACATGTTTGGAGATATTGTAAAAGTAACGCCATCATCAAAAGTTGTTGGTGATATGGCATTATTTATGGTTCAAAACCATCTGACAGAACAAGATGTTTTAGAGCGTGGACATGCTATGGACTTCCCAGGATCTGTTGTTGAAATGTTCTCTGGTGATTTAGGTCAACCGTACGGTGGTTTCCCGAAAGAATTACAAAAGATTATTTTAAAAGGGAAAGAGCCATTAACAGTAAGACCAGGTGAATTACTAGAGCCAGTAGATTTCGAAGCGTTAAAAGAAGAATTATTCCATAAACTTGGACGCGAAGTAACGATTTTTGATGTAGTTGCATATGCTTTATATCCAAAAGTATTTATGGATTATGAAAAAGTTGCTGAGCTTTATGGAAATGTATCTGTACTTGATACACCGACGTTCTTCTATGGTATGAGACTAGGTGAAGAAATTGATGTAGAAATTGAACAGGGTAAAACATTGATGGTTAAACTAGTATCAATTGGAGAACCTCAGCCGGATGGAAATCGTGTCCTTTACTTGGAATTTAACGGTCAACCACGTGAAATTATCGTGAAAGACGAGAGTGTAAAAGCAACAGTTGCACAACGTGTGAAAGGAAACCGTGAGAATCCAAATCATATTAGTGCAACGATGCCAGGAACGGTAATTAAAGTAGTTGTAAAAGAAGGCGATGAAGTGAAAAAAGGCGATTCTATGGCAATTACAGAAGCGATGAAAATGGAAACGACAGTTCAAGCGCCGTTCAATGGTAAAGTGAAGAAAGTATATGTTAACGATGGTGATGCGATTCAAACGGGTGATTTACTTATTGAATTAGATCACTAA
- the ctaA gene encoding heme A synthase, with protein MQRFIKWLAVITSLDLLIVLLGGALVTKTGSGQGCGKSWPLCNGEFVPSNLSMETIIELSHRLTSGSAGILVTLLCILSWKYYKHVRETKTLAILSFVFLVAQALMGAAAVVWGQMPAVLAIHFGISLISFASVILLTCLIFEIDQKFDARSLIMDKKMKFHIYGVTIYSYIVVYTGALVRHERASLACPDFPLCSKNRPMPTQLHEWVQMGHRVAAMLIFAWILYAMILAIRHYKQQPVVYWGWIISFILVTLQAVVGVLVVFTNASLAMALLHSLFISCLFAVLCYLVMLGTRSKVNAKEAELTSKQTK; from the coding sequence TTGCAACGCTTTATTAAATGGTTAGCAGTCATTACAAGCCTTGATTTATTAATAGTTTTATTAGGAGGCGCTTTAGTTACAAAAACAGGTTCTGGTCAAGGTTGTGGTAAATCATGGCCACTTTGTAACGGTGAATTTGTTCCATCTAATTTATCAATGGAAACTATTATTGAACTTAGCCACCGATTAACATCCGGATCAGCTGGAATTCTTGTCACTCTCCTTTGTATTTTGTCCTGGAAATATTATAAACATGTGCGTGAAACAAAAACGTTAGCAATTTTATCCTTCGTATTTTTAGTTGCACAAGCATTAATGGGAGCAGCAGCAGTTGTTTGGGGCCAAATGCCAGCTGTACTTGCTATCCACTTCGGTATTTCCTTAATTTCATTTGCTTCTGTCATTTTATTAACGTGTCTTATCTTTGAAATTGACCAAAAATTTGATGCACGTTCACTTATTATGGACAAAAAAATGAAATTTCATATTTATGGTGTAACAATTTACAGTTATATCGTCGTCTACACAGGTGCTTTAGTACGTCACGAACGAGCTAGCTTAGCCTGTCCAGACTTTCCTTTATGTAGCAAAAACAGACCTATGCCAACTCAACTACATGAATGGGTTCAAATGGGCCATAGAGTTGCAGCGATGTTAATTTTCGCTTGGATACTATACGCGATGATTCTCGCTATTCGCCATTACAAACAGCAACCTGTCGTATATTGGGGATGGATCATTTCATTTATCCTTGTTACACTTCAAGCTGTAGTAGGAGTTTTAGTTGTATTTACAAACGCTAGTTTAGCAATGGCATTGTTACATTCTCTATTCATTTCTTGCTTGTTTGCCGTACTATGCTATTTAGTTATGTTAGGAACAAGAAGTAAAGTGAATGCAAAAGAAGCCGAATTAACTTCTAAACAAACAAAATAA
- the ctaE gene encoding cytochrome c oxidase subunit III gives MHVDEKLTNETFPAEPEKATLEGKNKFVGFWLFLGGETVLFASLFGTYLALKNSTNGGPTSQEMFQMPLVFIMTMLLLTSSLTSVYAMYHMKNFNFKKMQLWLLVTVLLGLGFLGFEIYEFYHYTHEFKHTMRSSAFGYAFYALVGTHGLHVLFGLCWILTLIFRNAKRGLNLYNAPKFYVASIYWHFIDVVWVFIFTVVYLMGMVG, from the coding sequence ATGCATGTAGATGAAAAATTAACGAATGAAACATTTCCAGCAGAGCCTGAAAAAGCAACCCTTGAAGGGAAAAATAAGTTTGTCGGTTTTTGGTTATTTCTTGGAGGCGAAACAGTGTTGTTCGCTTCCTTATTCGGAACATATTTAGCGTTAAAGAATTCTACAAATGGTGGACCAACATCTCAAGAGATGTTCCAAATGCCACTCGTTTTCATTATGACGATGCTTTTATTAACGAGTAGCTTAACGAGTGTATATGCGATGTATCACATGAAAAACTTTAACTTTAAGAAAATGCAGCTTTGGTTACTAGTAACAGTATTGCTAGGTTTAGGGTTTTTAGGGTTTGAGATATATGAGTTTTATCATTATACACATGAATTTAAGCATACTATGAGAAGTAGTGCGTTTGGCTATGCGTTTTATGCTCTTGTTGGTACACATGGACTCCACGTATTGTTTGGGTTATGTTGGATTCTAACATTAATCTTTAGAAATGCGAAGAGAGGTCTAAATTTATACAATGCACCGAAGTTTTATGTTGCATCGATTTATTGGCACTTTATTGACGTAGTTTGGGTGTTTATTTTCACTGTAGTATATTTAATGGGAATGGTGGGATAA